Proteins encoded by one window of Rhodamnia argentea isolate NSW1041297 chromosome 6, ASM2092103v1, whole genome shotgun sequence:
- the LOC115742668 gene encoding DExH-box ATP-dependent RNA helicase DExH3, with the protein MAYSAIFHGCLRATMSARPARVQFRRTYRASVALPSASPVALRTGAAPLRSVLAPTLLGRRMVACLAVEVDRRGRSGVASPFLHRQSSSYGRFDYQDVSSDESDLEVGSSQQRQMHASTLDNVEEWKWKLTMLLRNKEEQEMVSRERKDRRDFEQLSALATRMGLYSHQYSKVVVFSKAPLPNYRSDLDDRRPQREVALPYRLQMEVDKHLQAYLSRKPKNRDKLLYSPKSEHGVDGSIAVDDLYDEQERITPNNVVVEKIQRRRSLQLRNKQQDWQECPEGQRMLEFRQGLPAYKERDALLKAVSENQVVVVSGETGCGKTTQLPQYILESEIEAARGAVCSIICTQPRRISAMAVSERVASERGEQLGDSVGYKVRLEGMKGRDTRLLFCTTGILLRRLLVDRKLTGVTHVIVDEIHERGMNEDFLLIVLKDLLRRRPELRLILMSATLNAELFSNYFGGAPMIHIPGFTYPVRAHFLENILEVTGYRLTPHNQIDDYGQDKSWKMQRQAVKKRKSQIATAVEDALESADFRGYGRWTRESLSCWNPDSIGFNLIEHVLCHIIQKERPGAVLVFMTGWDDINSLKDQLQSHPLLGDPSRVLLLACHGSMASSEQRLIFDKPPDGVRKIVLATNMAETSITINDVVFVVDCGKAKETSYDALNNTPCLLPSWISKAAARQRRGRAGRVQSGECYHLYPRCVYDAFADYQLPELLRTPLQSLCLQIKSLQLGSIAEFLSRALQPPESLSVQNAVEYLKVIGALDENENLTVLGRQLSMLPVEPKLGKMLILGAIFNCLDPVMSIVAGLSVRDPFLMPFDKKDLAESAKAQFSGHDYSDHLALARAYDGWRDAERQQAGYEYCWRNFLSAQTMKAIGSLRKQFFSLLKDIGIVDQNTELSNSWSHDEHLIRAIICAGLFPGISSVVNKDKSISLKTMEDGQVLLHSNSVNAGVPKIPYPWLVFNEKVKVNSVFLRDSTGISDSVLLLFGGNISRGGLDGHLKMLGGYLEFFMESSLAETYLSLKRELGELVQNKLLNPKFDMQSFHDLLMAVRLLVSEDQCEGRFVFGRQLPKKVTKVTLQAASSKGANGATGDNSKNQLQTLLVRAGHEAPTYKTKQVKNNQFRSTAIFNGLDFTGRPCSNKKLAEKDAAAQALLWLRGETQLSSSDMDAVSTLLKKKKVKNQRTARSSRWS; encoded by the exons ATGGCTTACTCGGCCATTTTCCATGGTTGCCTGAGGGCGACGATGTCCGCGAGGCCGGCACGTGTCCAGTTTCGCAGAACTTACAGGGCCTCCGTGGCGCTTCCTTCGGCTTCACCCGTTGCATTGAGGACTGGAGCGGCGCCGCTTAGGTCGGTGCTCGCGCCGACTCTTTTGGGGCGACGGATGGTCGCGTGCTTGGCCGTGGAGGTGGACCGGAGGGGGAGGAGCGGCGTAGCGTCGCCGTTTCTGCACCGGCAGAGCTCGAGCTACGGACGGTTTGATTATCAGGACGTGTCCAGCGACGAGTCGGACCTTGAAGTCGGTTCATCTCAGCAGCGGCAGATG CACGCATCAACCCTTGACAATGTGGAAGAGTGGAAGTGGAAGTTGACCATGCTTCTTCGCAATAAAGAGGAGCAGGAGATGGTATCTAGGGAGAGGAAAGACAGACGTGACTTTGAACAACTTTCAGCCCTGGCAACCAGGATGGGTTTGTATAG CCATCAATATTCAAAAGTAGTTGTCTTTAGCAAAGCCCCTCTGCCCAATTACAGATCTGATCTTGATGACAGGCGTCCACAGAGAGAG GTGGCATTACCTTATAGATTGCAAATGGAAGTGGATAAGCACCTCCAAGCATACCTTTCCCGAAAGCCCAAAAATAGGGACAAGTTGTTGTATTCTCCAAAATCAGAGCATGGTGTTGATGGAAGTATTGCTGTCGATGATCTTTATGACGAGCAGGAGCGTATTACACCAAACAACGTAGTTGTAGAGAAAATTCAACGCCGGAGAAGTTTACAATTGCGTAATAAACAGCAAGATTGGCAG GAATGTCCTGAAGGCCAAAGGATGCTTGAATTTCGCCAAGGTCTCCCTGCATACAAAGAGAGGGATGCCTTGCTAAAAGCCGTTTCAGAAAATCAG GTGGTGGTTGTCTCTGGTGAAACTGGATGTGGTAAAACAACTCAACTTCCTCAATACATACTTGAATCTGAGATTGAAGCTGCTCGAGGGGCTGTATGTAGTATAATTTGCACTCAGCCAAGAAGAATTTCTGCTATGGCTGTTTCCGAAAGGGTTGCTTCAGAGCGAGGAGAGCAACTGGGTGACTCT GTTGGGTATAAGGTTCGGTTGGAGGGGATGAAAGGGAGGGATACTCGCTTACTTTTTTGCACCACGGGCATATTGTTAAGGAGATTACTTGTTGACAGAAAATTGACTGGTGTAACTCATGTTATTGTTGATGAGATTCATGAGCGTGGTATGAACGAAG ATTTCCTTCTCATTGTGCTCAAAGATCTTCTGCGTCGCCGACCTGAATTGAGGCTGATTTTGATGAGTGCAACCCTCAATGCCGAGCTTTTTTCTAATTACTTTGGTGGTGCACCGATGATCCACATACCT GGTTTCACATACCCAGTCCGAGCTCATTTtttggagaatattttggaGGTGACTGGATATAGATTGACTCCACATAATCAGATTGATGATTATGGTCAAGACAAAAGTTGGAAAATGCAGAGACAAGCTGTTAAAAAGAGGAAGAGCCAAATTGCTACTGCTGTTGAG GATGCACTTGAATCGGCAGACTTCAGAGGGTACGGTCGGTGGACACGCGAATCTCTGTCCTGTTGGAACCCCGATTCCATTGGCTTTAATCTCATTGAGCATGTGCTTTGCCACATAATTCAAAAGGAAAGGCCTGGAGCTGTATTGGTTTTTATGACTGGTTGGGATGACATAAACTCCTTAAAGGATCAGCTGCAATCCCATCCTCTCTTGGGTGATCCGAGCAGAGTTCTGTTGCTTGCCTGTCATGGGTCCATGGCCAGCTCGGAGCAG AGGTTGATATTTGATAAGCCTCCAGATGGAGTTAGGAAAATAGTCCTAGCTACCAATATGGCTGAGACTAGTATCACCATCAATGATGTAGTCTTTGTGGTTGACTGTGGAAAGGCAAAAGAGACTTCCTACGATGCGCTTAATAACACTCCTTGTCTGCTTCCATCTTGGATCTCAAAGGCTGCTGCTCGACAA agaagaggaagagctgGTCGTGTTCAATCAGGAGAATGTTACCACCTCTATCCTAGATGCGTTTATGATGCTTTTGCTGACTACCAGTTGCCAGAACTTCTGAGGACACCGTTGCAGTCCTTATGTCTGCAAATAAAAAGTCTGCAACTTGGAAGCATCGCGGAATTCCTGTCTAGGGCATTGCAACCGCCGGAATCACTTTCG GTCCAAAATGCTGTGGAATATCTGAAGGTGATTGGAGCTTTAGATGAAAATGAGAATTTGACAGTGTTAG GTCGCCAGCTTTCAATGCTTCCAGTTGAGCCCAAACTGGGGAAGATGCTTATACTGGGGGCCATTTTCAATTGTCTAGACCCAGTAATGTCAATTGTTGCTGGTCTCAGTGTTAGAGATCCATTCTTGATGCCATTTGACAAGAAGGAT CTTGCAGAGTCTGCAAAAGCCCAATTTTCTGGCCATGACTACAGTGACCATCTTGCACTTGCTCGAGCCTATGATGGTTGGAGAGATGCTGAAAGACAACAGGCTGGCTATGAATACTGTTGGCGAAATTTTCTGTCTGCACAAACTATGAAGGCAATAGGCTCTCTTAGGAAgcaattcttttctttactcaAGGATATTGGCATTGTTGATCAAAATACGGAGCTTTCTAATTCGTGGAGCCATGATGAGCATCTTATTCGGGCGATTATTTGTGCCGGTTTGTTCCCAGGAATATCTTCTGTTGTG AACAAAGACAAGTCAATTTCCTTGAAGACAATGGAGGATGGTCAGGTGCTCCTGCACTCT AATTCTGTGAATGCTGGAGTCCCAAAGATTCCATACCCATGGTTGGTTTTCAATGAGAAGGTGAAGGTTAATTCAGTCTTCCTTCGGGATTCGACGGGTATTTCTGACTCTGTGCTTCTCTTATTTGGAGGAAACATTTCAAGGGGTGGACTT GATGGTCACCTAAAGATGTTGGGAGgatatttggagtttttcatggaaTCTTCGTTGGCCGAGACATATTTAAGCCTAAAAAGAGAGCTTGGGGAGCTCGTCCAGAATAAG CTTCTGAATCCCAAATTCGATATGCAATCCTTCCATGATCTTCTAATGGCAGTAAGGTTGCTGGTCTCAGAAGACCAATGTGAAGGTAGATTTGTCTTTGGTCGTCAGCTGCCtaaaaaagttacaaaagtAACGTTACAGGCCGCATCATCAAAAGGTGCAAATGGAGCCACTGGTGATAATTCGAAGAACCAATTGCAGACTCTACTTGTTAGGGCAGGACATGAAGCACCAACCTACAAGACAAAACAAGTGAAAAACAATCAGTTCCGTTCGACTGCGATCTTCAACGGATTGGATTTCACGGGAAGGCCTTGCAGCAATAAGAAGCTTGCGGAAAAGGATGCGGCTGCCCAGGCGTTGCTATGGTTAAGGGGTGAGACTCAATTATCCTCTTCTGATATGGATGCTGTGTCTACActtctaaagaagaagaaagtcaaGAATCAGAGGACAGCACGCAGCAGTAGGTGGAGTTAA
- the LOC115742688 gene encoding beta-1,2-xylosyltransferase XYXT1-like, whose protein sequence is MMYDTILSRSFSRSDQKKLGYGAVFCCLLILFSIFTALKPHLGPLPAMTLRLAAGDGHKMLLIEEKSASLEEEVNTGNDSAINSTVQKNFTRKMEPLCNVMDPKSDYCSITGDVRVQGSSSTVFVAPSEMVTHNESWTIRPYARKRDETAMSPIRKWSILPSAVARQPIPICTEHHSVPGVIFSTGGYAGNNFHAFTDIIIPLFLTSRHFGGEVRFLVTNRNPWWVQKFSAILENLSKYEIIDIDNAGENTLCFPRVIVGLKHHKEMTIDPSRSPYSISDFRAFLRSAYSLKKENAIKLQDGELKRRPRLLIVSRKRSRSFTNIAEIMSAAETLGYEVVASELDSNMSRTPEIVNSCDVMMGVHGAGLTNLVFLPENAVLIQILPIGRFEWHAKVCFGDPAKHMNINYLEYNIREKESSLIQEFPLDHVVFKDPVAFHKHNWNLFKSRYLDKQNVQLDVNRFRQTLATALELLR, encoded by the exons ATGATGTATGACACCATACTCTCCAGGAGCTTCAGCAGGAGTGACCAGAAAAAGTTGGGTTATGGAGCAGTCTTCTGTTGCTTGCTCATTCTGTTCAGCATTTTCACTGCTCTCAAACCTCACCTGGGACCTCTACCAGCTA TGACTTTGAGGTTGGCAGCTGGTGATGGTCATAAGATGCTCTTGATTGAAGAGAAAAGTGCATCTCTGGAAGAAGAAGTTAATACAG GTAATGATTCTGCCATCAACTCCACAGTTCAGAAAAATTTCACGAGGAAGATGGAGCCTCTTTGCAATGTCATGGATCCCAAGTCAGATTATTGTTCGATCACCGGTGATGTTAGAGTTCAAGGAAGCTCCTCCACTGTTTTCGTTGCGCCATCTGAAATGGTCACTCACAATGAATCGTGGACCATAAGGCCTTATGCACGCAAACGTGATGAAACTGCGATGAGTCCGATTAGGAAATGGTCAATCTTACCGTCAGCCGTGGCCCGTCAGCCTATCCCCATTTGCACCGAACACCACAGCGTTCCGGGAGTCATTTTCTCAACAGGAGGATATGCAGGAAACAATTTTCACGCTTTCACCGACATCATCATTCCGCTCTTCTTGACTAGTCGGCATTTTGGAGGAGAAGTCAGGTTCCTGGTAACAAATAGAAATCCTTGGTGGGTTCAGAAGTTCAGCGCCATACTAGAAAATCTGTCGAAGTACGAAATTATCGACATTGACAATGCAGGAGAGAACACCCTTTGCTTCCCAAGAGTGATTGTGGGGCTAAAGCATCACAAGGAGATGACAATTGATCCTTCGAGATCTCCCTACTCTATCAGCGACTTCAGGGCATTCCTTAGGAGCGCCTACTCGCTAAAGAAGGAGAATGCGATCAAATTACAGGACGGCGAGCTCAAAAGACGGCCTCGCCTCTTGATCGTGTCAAGAAAGCGGTCGCGCTCCTTCACCAACATTGCAGAAATCATGAGCGCAGCTGAGACCTTGGGGTACGAAGTGGTGGCTTCCGAGTTGGACTCCAACATGTCAAGAACCCCGGAGATCGTGAACTCCTGCGACGTGATGATGGGAGTTCACGGAGCCGGCCTCACAAACCTGGTTTTCCTCCCGGAAAACGCAGTCCTCATTCAGATACTCCCCATAGGGAGATTTGAGTGGCATGCCAAGGTTTGCTTTGGTGATCCTGCAAAGCATATGAATATCAACTACTTGGAGTATAACATAAGGGAGAAGGAGAGCAGTCTCATACAAGAGTTCCCACTTGATCACGTGGTTTTCAAGGACCCAGTTGCATTCCACAAGCATAATTGGAATTTGTTCAAGTCAAGGTACTTGGACAAGCAGAATGTACAGCTTGATGTGAATAGGTTCAGACAGACATTGGCGACAGCCTTGGAGCTTTTGCGTTGA
- the LOC115742461 gene encoding organic cation/carnitine transporter 3-like, which produces MANSSPLRSEIESPELGVLIDDEISLQTLDEMIEWCIEGFGWRQFLRALLVSLAWFFDGQQACISDYSDAGATCDSAGNRSVYNSIITEWGLECASSFITGLPTSCFYLGCLIGGFAFATLADSSLGRKNLLVLSCLIMSLAALATSFSPNLWVYSALRLVSGFGRASIGTSALVLSTETVEKRSRGLIGMIGLFFGTLGLLSLPAIAYLLRDASWRYLYVSTSAPAILYCLLLFFFIRESPKWLFMQGREDEAMAILRNITLPTKHGRLKSYLSSFPHKQETTKLDLYSSIKDLFRRRWALTRLAKVMALGFGIGMMYYGMLLGVGNLGFNIYLSVTFNALLIIPSYFVSYFLLNGWNRKSTILGFTMVSGALSVACAFVGSGGVEIGLELASFFCTCMAYNVLVIYTIELFPTSVRNSATSMMRQAITLGVLFDPTLISAGREIPHLTYSVFGIAIIFCGLMVLLLPETRGTTLSDTMDEQEQRDFCSE; this is translated from the coding sequence ATGGCGAATTCATCGCCCCTCCGATCGGAAATCGAGTCGCCTGAGTTAGGAGTTCTAATTGACGACGAGATCAGCCTCCAAACGCTGGACGAGATGATCGAGTGGTGCATCGAGGGGTTCGGCTGGCGGCAGTTTCTCCGAGCCCTGCTTGTCTCCTTGGCCTGGTTCTTCGATGGACAACAGGCATGCATTAGCGACTACAGCGACGCCGGAGCCACTTGCGACTCGGCCGGGAACAGGTCTGTCTACAACTCCATCATAACGGAGTGGGGGCTAGAGTGCGCGAGCTCCTTCATCACTGGCCTCCCGACCTCGTGCTTCTACTTGGGCTGCCTGATCGGCGGCTTCGCGTTCGCCACCCTCGCTGACTCCTCGCTCGGCCGAAAGAACCTGCTTGTCCTCTCGTGTTTGATTATGTCGTTGGCCGCCTTGGCCACCTCGTTCTCCCCCAACCTCTGGGTCTACTCGGCACTGCGGCTTGTCAGTGGGTTCGGACGAGCGTCCATTGGCACGAGCGCGCTGGTCCTGTCGACCGAGACGGTCGAAAAAAGGTCGAGAGGACTCATTGGGATGATTGGCCTGTTCTTCGGAACATTAGGGTTATTATCCTTGCCTGCCATAGCATACCTCCTCAGAGATGCTTCGTGGAGATACCTCTACGTTTCGACCTCGGCACCCGCCATCTTATACTGCCtcctcttgttcttcttcatccGCGAGTCTCCAAAATGGCTCTTCATGCAGGGCCGCGAGGACGAGGCCATGGCCATACTGAGGAATATCACGCTGCCGACAAAGCACGGCAGGCTGAAGTCCTACCTGTCAAGCTTTCCCCATAAGCAAGAAACCACAAAACTCGACCTGTACTCCTCGATCAAGGACCTATTCCGGAGGCGGTGGGCGCTGACCCGGTTGGCGAAGGTCATGGCGCTCGGGTTTGGCATCGGGATGATGTACTACGGGATGCTGTTGGGGGTCGGAAACCTAGGATTCAACATCTACCTAAGCGTCACCTTCAATGCCTTGCTAATCATACCATCCTACTTTGTGTCCTATTTCTTGCTGAATGGATGGAATAGGAAGAGCACAATTCTTGGCTTCACAATGGTGAGTGGTGCGCTAAGTGTGGCATGTGCTTTTGTGGGGAGTGGGGGTGTGGAAATAGGGTTGGAACTTGCCTCTTTCTTCTGCACTTGCATGGCTTACAATGTGCTCGTCATCTACACCATCGAATTGTTTCCAACAAGCGTGAGAAATTCGGCGACGTCGATGATGAGACAAGCCATCACACTCGGTGTTCTATTCGATCCAACGTTGATCTCGGCCGGCAGGGAAATACCCCATTTGACCTACTCAGTGTTTGGAATCGCGATCATTTTCTGCGGGCTCATGGTGCTTTTGTTGCCGGAGACAAGAGGGACGACGCTCTCCGATACCATGGATGAGCAAGAGCAGAGAGATTTTTGCTCTGaataa